A section of the Hirschia baltica ATCC 49814 genome encodes:
- a CDS encoding DUF2975 domain-containing protein: protein MAGIEDTLKLRAIGRGSLSSVLKVLVDIFWITACAALGFIWIITFLSIIATLSGGIVENSILGRISLHADPFRMTSLALVGSILCIGVMSIASNLRSVFETLVDGDPFVPENAIRFRKIALIIAILELTRILVNPVIAFIINIVGMDTQLQPVGILTRLMSTNFITWGAVLILVVLSQVFAEGARLREDQQMTI, encoded by the coding sequence ATGGCCGGTATTGAAGACACATTAAAGCTGCGCGCTATTGGACGCGGATCTTTATCTTCAGTTCTGAAGGTATTGGTTGATATTTTCTGGATCACAGCCTGCGCCGCGCTTGGATTTATCTGGATTATAACTTTTCTTTCAATTATCGCTACCTTAAGTGGCGGAATTGTCGAAAATTCCATTTTGGGTAGAATTTCGTTGCATGCTGACCCATTCAGAATGACGAGCCTTGCTCTAGTAGGATCAATTTTGTGCATAGGTGTTATGTCGATCGCATCAAATTTACGAAGCGTTTTTGAAACGCTTGTTGATGGAGATCCATTTGTGCCTGAAAATGCAATACGATTTCGTAAAATCGCTTTGATAATTGCAATACTTGAATTGACAAGAATTCTCGTCAATCCTGTCATTGCTTTTATAATAAATATCGTGGGGATGGACACTCAACTACAACCGGTTGGAATCTTAACACGATTGATGAGCACAAATTTTATAACGTGGGGAGCAGTACTTATTTTGGTCGTTCTATCGCAGGTTTTTGCTGAAGGTGCACGCCTTCGTGAAGATCAGCAGATGACCATATAG
- a CDS encoding YraN family protein, producing MVGNSNNGSKNSGFHVSDVSDSKRRKHEKRGRNAEWLASIWLRLKGYKILQKRVRMRTGEIDLIATKGRVIAFIEVKARKTINIGLQSVPETSWRRISKTAEIWMAKKTKFKSHDWRYDLVVVCPWKIPSHLKAFWRP from the coding sequence ATGGTGGGGAACTCTAATAATGGCAGTAAAAACAGCGGCTTTCATGTAAGTGATGTCAGTGATTCCAAACGTAGGAAACATGAGAAGCGCGGCAGAAATGCCGAATGGCTTGCCTCAATTTGGCTAAGGCTAAAAGGATATAAAATACTTCAAAAACGTGTGCGCATGCGGACTGGAGAAATTGATCTCATCGCGACAAAAGGACGGGTGATTGCTTTTATTGAAGTTAAAGCTCGCAAGACAATTAATATTGGGCTTCAATCAGTACCTGAAACGTCATGGAGACGTATTTCTAAAACTGCAGAAATATGGATGGCGAAAAAGACGAAATTTAAAAGTCATGATTGGCGCTATGATTTGGTTGTCGTTTGTCCGTGGAAAATCCCGTCACATTTAAAGGCGTTTTGGCGTCCTTAA
- the rph gene encoding ribonuclease PH, with product MTQFERPSKRAPESLREVSLEVGKSRYAEGSCLVKFGHTHVLCTASWTGDVPRWMKGTGKGWVTAEYGMLPRATHTRGRREAAAGKQSGRTQEIQRLIGRALRSVTDLEALGENQITIDCDVIQADGGTRTAAITGGYVALALAINYLKEEGIISTNPLVSQAAAISCGVYQDVPVLDLDYAEDSNAMVDANFIMSSDGRIIEVQGTGEERPFSREEFLAMSDLADAGCKELFALQKAAIDNA from the coding sequence ATGACTCAGTTTGAGCGCCCATCAAAACGTGCACCGGAATCCCTGCGTGAAGTCAGCTTAGAAGTAGGCAAGTCCCGCTATGCAGAAGGGTCATGTTTGGTGAAATTTGGTCACACGCATGTGCTTTGTACTGCATCATGGACTGGGGATGTTCCGCGCTGGATGAAAGGCACAGGTAAGGGCTGGGTAACAGCGGAATATGGTATGCTACCCCGCGCAACGCACACACGTGGACGTCGTGAAGCAGCAGCGGGTAAGCAATCTGGTCGGACACAAGAGATACAGCGTCTTATTGGTCGTGCATTGCGTTCTGTTACAGACCTTGAAGCGTTGGGTGAAAATCAAATCACGATTGACTGTGATGTGATTCAAGCTGATGGCGGCACACGTACTGCTGCGATTACGGGTGGGTATGTGGCGTTAGCGCTTGCAATCAATTACCTGAAAGAAGAGGGTATTATTTCGACTAATCCGTTGGTGTCTCAAGCAGCCGCTATTTCTTGTGGTGTGTATCAGGATGTGCCTGTGCTGGATCTGGATTATGCAGAAGATTCAAATGCGATGGTGGATGCAAACTTTATCATGTCATCTGATGGCCGCATTATTGAGGTTCAGGGAACGGGTGAGGAGCGTCCATTTTCTCGCGAAGAATTTCTTGCGATGAGTGATTTAGCAGACGCTGGATGTAAAGAGCTGTTCGCTCTTCAAAAAGCGGCGATTGATAACGCATAA
- the gshB gene encoding glutathione synthase: protein MKIAVQMDPLENVNPAGDTTFAMIEEAQSRGFSTWVYGVDDLFYDAGDVKAWARPAKVFRRDDGHCEIGERVLLDLRVDVDVILMRQDPPFHMGYLTAAHLLELVKEDTLVVNDPAWVASSPEKVFPLIYPELQPPTLISRSLEAIQAFRKKHKDIVLKPLYGHGGASVVRVKPDDGNFEALVEMFQEKAPEPFIAQAFLPDVTAGDKRIILVDGEPCGAINRMPPEGAIRSNLVVGGTAQGSELTERELEICAKIGPELKRRGLIFVGIDVIGNYMTEVNVTSPTGAQAIKKMTGIDPVAKMWDVIQAKFKKS, encoded by the coding sequence ATGAAAATTGCCGTTCAAATGGACCCGCTTGAAAATGTGAATCCGGCAGGGGACACAACGTTTGCAATGATTGAAGAGGCGCAGTCGCGTGGCTTTTCGACATGGGTTTATGGTGTTGATGACCTCTTTTATGATGCGGGTGATGTGAAGGCATGGGCGAGACCTGCAAAGGTTTTTCGTCGAGATGATGGTCATTGTGAAATAGGCGAACGCGTATTGCTCGATTTACGAGTAGATGTCGATGTCATTTTGATGCGTCAGGATCCACCATTTCACATGGGTTATCTAACGGCTGCTCATTTGCTGGAACTCGTCAAAGAAGACACGCTTGTCGTTAATGATCCAGCGTGGGTTGCTTCAAGTCCTGAAAAAGTGTTTCCGCTTATCTATCCTGAACTTCAGCCACCCACTTTGATAAGCCGGTCGCTTGAGGCGATTCAGGCCTTTCGCAAAAAACACAAAGATATCGTACTCAAGCCGCTTTATGGACATGGCGGTGCTTCAGTTGTGCGGGTCAAGCCGGATGATGGGAATTTTGAAGCATTGGTTGAAATGTTTCAGGAAAAAGCACCAGAGCCATTTATCGCACAAGCTTTTTTACCTGATGTAACAGCAGGTGATAAGCGAATTATTCTTGTTGACGGTGAACCATGCGGCGCAATTAATCGTATGCCGCCAGAAGGAGCAATTCGCTCTAATCTTGTTGTTGGTGGTACGGCGCAGGGATCAGAACTGACAGAAAGAGAGCTGGAAATTTGTGCGAAGATTGGACCAGAACTAAAAAGACGTGGTCTGATATTTGTCGGTATAGATGTGATCGGCAATTATATGACAGAGGTGAATGTAACTTCCCCAACAGGTGCGCAGGCGATTAAGAAAATGACAGGAATAGATCCAGTCGCTAAAATGTGGGATGTCATTCAGGCTAAGTTCAAAAAGAGCTAA
- the rsmI gene encoding 16S rRNA (cytidine(1402)-2'-O)-methyltransferase: protein MIRPNSDLSSGLYIVATPIGNLRDITLRALDVLASADLVLAEDTRVASKLMAAYGLRPELRPYHDHNGAISRPRILRDLEKGMRIALISDAGTPLVSDPGYKLAREAIEAGHYVTALPGASAPLAALTISGLPSNSFLFAGFPPPKQTARLKFYEKFVSLESTLIFFEGPSRLAKSLADMLTIYGNREAVLAREITKRFEEARRLPLAELANAIELEGPPKGELVILIGPPLAGGEIIQEDLDSAIIAALANFSVKQASSEVAEKFGLKKRDVYARALILKEMDQNNGGEL from the coding sequence ATGATTCGACCTAATTCAGACCTTAGTTCTGGTCTTTATATTGTGGCAACGCCAATCGGAAACCTTAGAGACATAACTTTGCGGGCACTTGATGTGTTAGCCTCAGCTGATTTAGTGCTTGCCGAAGATACACGCGTTGCTAGCAAACTTATGGCTGCTTATGGTTTAAGACCTGAGCTACGCCCATATCACGACCATAATGGGGCGATATCGCGACCTCGTATTTTACGTGACCTAGAAAAGGGTATGCGCATTGCCCTGATTTCTGATGCGGGTACACCTTTAGTCTCTGATCCAGGATATAAATTGGCGAGAGAAGCTATTGAGGCAGGGCATTATGTAACGGCATTGCCCGGTGCCTCAGCACCTCTTGCTGCACTCACTATTTCAGGATTGCCCTCCAATAGTTTTTTGTTTGCTGGTTTTCCTCCGCCTAAACAAACCGCGCGACTTAAGTTTTATGAAAAATTTGTAAGTTTGGAATCGACTTTAATTTTCTTTGAAGGGCCATCCAGACTCGCTAAAAGCCTCGCAGATATGTTAACAATATATGGTAATCGAGAGGCTGTTTTAGCCAGAGAGATTACAAAACGATTTGAAGAAGCGCGTCGGTTACCATTGGCCGAATTAGCCAATGCAATTGAACTAGAAGGCCCGCCAAAGGGCGAATTGGTTATATTGATTGGGCCACCCTTAGCTGGTGGAGAAATTATTCAAGAAGATTTAGATTCTGCAATTATCGCTGCTCTTGCCAATTTTTCGGTGAAACAAGCGTCTTCAGAAGTTGCGGAAAAATTTGGTCTCAAAAAGCGAGACGTTTATGCACGCGCACTGATACTCAAAGAGATGGACCAGAATAATGGTGGGGAACTCTAA
- a CDS encoding penicillin-binding protein activator, whose translation MTSLPNARDKKRSFTICGQSLVALGFSLALLAGCATTDPSPTTPIFRGDERPESTRPDRPAPPKPREEIEDVQPEPEDTNIKPYASVIPRHLQGLDPTGIENLSEIAILLPLSSSNAGVRKQAESILAGAEMALFQAGIENVILIPKDTSGIQSTTREVAIEALKEGADAFIGPVFAENVAVVQEIAAPNNIPVLAFSTNNQVAGNGVYLVSLPLEEEIKRIVDWASLNGVTQFAMFGPANSYGYKVESALRFEVSLRNGSVIKTEFYDPNEPSPTEAAKRLAQTLIETDKYFPGEVAVLIPEQGTRLRSVAPLLPYYDVDIKTVKLLGTGLWNSADVWREPTLEGGVFAAPDPTAVAQYNDIYRQITSQEPTSMSTLGYDATLMSLMMLSEGSLNRTSLERRDGFIGTNGLFRFKSNGTIERGLSVVQVTGKGGIRVIEPGIKTFQPDGF comes from the coding sequence ATGACATCACTGCCCAATGCTCGGGATAAAAAACGCTCATTCACCATTTGCGGTCAGTCGCTGGTAGCGCTTGGATTTAGTTTAGCACTACTTGCAGGATGTGCCACCACTGATCCAAGTCCAACGACACCTATTTTTCGTGGAGATGAGCGTCCAGAGTCAACACGCCCTGATCGTCCAGCGCCACCAAAGCCACGTGAAGAGATTGAAGACGTTCAACCTGAACCCGAAGACACAAACATCAAACCTTATGCGAGTGTGATACCAAGACACTTGCAAGGGTTAGATCCGACCGGCATTGAAAACCTATCCGAAATTGCAATTCTGCTCCCACTTTCCAGCTCAAATGCAGGTGTAAGAAAACAAGCGGAAAGCATTTTAGCTGGCGCTGAAATGGCATTATTCCAAGCTGGTATTGAGAATGTTATTTTGATCCCCAAAGACACGAGCGGCATTCAATCAACAACTCGGGAAGTTGCCATTGAAGCCTTAAAAGAAGGTGCAGATGCTTTCATTGGACCTGTCTTTGCGGAAAATGTTGCAGTGGTTCAAGAAATCGCAGCTCCAAACAATATCCCAGTGCTCGCTTTTTCAACAAACAACCAGGTTGCAGGTAACGGCGTATATTTGGTTTCCTTGCCGCTCGAAGAAGAAATCAAACGCATTGTCGATTGGGCAAGTTTAAACGGCGTCACACAATTTGCCATGTTTGGTCCGGCCAACAGCTATGGCTATAAAGTTGAAAGCGCATTGCGTTTTGAAGTCAGCCTTCGCAACGGATCAGTGATCAAAACTGAATTCTATGATCCCAATGAGCCCTCTCCAACTGAAGCCGCAAAACGTCTTGCTCAAACGCTGATAGAAACCGACAAATATTTCCCGGGTGAAGTTGCTGTCCTTATCCCAGAACAAGGCACTCGCCTTCGCAGTGTCGCGCCTCTTCTGCCTTATTATGATGTCGACATCAAAACAGTGAAATTGCTCGGAACAGGCCTGTGGAATTCTGCAGACGTTTGGCGTGAGCCAACTCTTGAAGGGGGTGTGTTTGCCGCGCCAGATCCAACAGCAGTTGCACAATATAACGACATTTATAGGCAAATAACGAGCCAAGAACCCACCAGTATGTCGACACTGGGTTATGATGCCACCCTCATGTCTTTGATGATGTTGAGTGAAGGTTCCTTAAACCGGACCTCGCTTGAGCGTCGGGACGGGTTTATCGGAACCAATGGTTTATTCCGCTTCAAATCAAACGGCACAATAGAGCGCGGGTTATCTGTGGTTCAAGTCACAGGTAAAGGCGGTATCCGCGTTATCGAACCTGGGATAAAGACATTCCAACCAGATGGATTTTAA
- the hemW gene encoding radical SAM family heme chaperone HemW, whose product MLQFEPHRGFGIYIHWPYCAKICPYCDFNVYAAKDRNIDPLLLAIREDLKGWREKTGSRHVDTVFLGGGTPSLLPPEAIRQLLADIAELWPLRDDAEITLEANPDDMNRFAGIADAGVNRLSLGVQSLDDAALTFLGRNHSAKIALEAIGEGRRCFSSLSLDFIYALPNQSKEKWQAELSDIIDLGADHLSLYELTIEQRTAFGKAVSRGDWTPANEDVAADLYEVTQLEMEAAGYSAYEISNHAKSVQHQAKHNIVYWKSGDWLGVGPGAHGRVTLDGKRLETISEKRPDKYISKVEKTGVGADYNPLSIEDIAAERVMMGLRMTQGILRSDFEKISGRCFDETAIASFISDGLIELDGSILKLTAEGCLLADYISQKLVLE is encoded by the coding sequence GTGCTGCAATTTGAACCTCATCGTGGGTTTGGTATTTATATACATTGGCCCTATTGCGCGAAAATATGCCCGTATTGTGATTTCAACGTCTACGCCGCTAAAGATCGGAATATTGATCCGCTTCTTTTAGCTATTCGGGAAGATCTCAAAGGATGGCGCGAAAAAACGGGTTCAAGGCACGTTGATACCGTTTTTCTAGGTGGTGGCACGCCGTCTTTGTTGCCACCTGAAGCTATTAGACAATTACTAGCTGACATCGCAGAGCTTTGGCCATTGCGTGACGATGCTGAAATAACGCTGGAAGCAAACCCTGATGATATGAACCGCTTTGCCGGCATAGCGGATGCAGGAGTGAATAGATTATCACTTGGTGTGCAAAGCCTAGATGATGCTGCTCTCACCTTTTTAGGACGTAATCATTCCGCTAAAATTGCTTTGGAAGCTATTGGCGAAGGAAGACGATGCTTTTCGTCTTTATCCCTTGATTTTATTTATGCATTACCCAACCAGAGCAAAGAAAAATGGCAAGCAGAGCTTTCCGATATCATAGATCTAGGTGCTGATCATTTATCATTGTATGAGCTGACAATTGAACAACGCACAGCTTTTGGCAAAGCGGTGTCGCGTGGTGATTGGACACCTGCAAATGAAGATGTGGCGGCAGATTTATATGAAGTGACGCAATTGGAGATGGAGGCGGCGGGGTATTCTGCTTATGAGATTTCCAATCACGCTAAGAGCGTGCAGCACCAAGCAAAACACAATATTGTATATTGGAAATCAGGCGATTGGTTGGGAGTTGGGCCGGGTGCGCATGGCCGCGTGACACTTGACGGGAAGAGATTGGAAACCATCTCCGAAAAACGGCCTGATAAGTATATTTCCAAAGTAGAAAAGACAGGCGTTGGTGCCGATTATAATCCTTTGTCTATTGAAGATATAGCAGCAGAACGAGTCATGATGGGGCTGAGAATGACACAAGGAATACTGCGTTCTGACTTTGAAAAAATAAGCGGTAGATGTTTTGATGAAACTGCTATTGCAAGTTTTATATCCGATGGGTTGATCGAGCTTGATGGCTCCATATTAAAACTAACAGCAGAAGGTTGTTTATTGGCTGATTATATAAGTCAGAAATTGGTTTTAGAATGA
- a CDS encoding adenosine kinase, producing MTNPRYDVIALGNAIMDVIASVDDAFLESNDIPKARMSLIDQERTDFLYNALPDTKVETSGGSAGNSIACLLSLGAKAAFMGKVADDEIGTAYVSDMERIGATFSGKPLTSGISTARCMIAVTPDGERSMNTFLGASTEFEADDVDEDLIRDSKWLYLEGYLFDKPAAKTAFVRAAEVAKAANRKVAVTMSDVFCVERHREAFRHLVKNYVDLVFANEEELLALYETDDFDAAVDMLKTETQFAAITRSEKGSVVIDSNTRLNVPTKPLDKVVDATGAGDAYAGGFFFGLSQGLNLETCARLGHLSASEVISHYGPRPETNLRELAIAEGLISA from the coding sequence ATGACCAACCCCCGCTATGACGTTATTGCATTGGGTAATGCTATTATGGATGTAATTGCGAGCGTGGATGATGCGTTTCTTGAGAGCAATGACATTCCCAAAGCGCGTATGAGTTTGATTGATCAAGAGCGTACAGATTTTCTGTATAATGCATTGCCCGATACAAAGGTTGAAACATCCGGTGGGTCTGCCGGTAATTCGATCGCGTGCTTGCTTAGCCTTGGCGCGAAAGCTGCTTTCATGGGGAAAGTAGCTGACGATGAGATCGGAACGGCATACGTCAGTGACATGGAGCGTATCGGCGCGACATTCTCTGGAAAGCCGTTGACAAGCGGTATATCAACAGCGCGCTGTATGATTGCTGTGACGCCTGATGGTGAGCGTTCTATGAATACGTTCTTGGGTGCATCTACAGAGTTTGAAGCTGATGACGTGGATGAAGATCTAATTAGAGACTCTAAATGGCTTTATCTGGAAGGATATTTGTTTGATAAGCCTGCTGCCAAAACTGCATTTGTACGTGCAGCTGAAGTGGCGAAGGCTGCAAACCGTAAGGTCGCTGTGACAATGTCGGACGTGTTTTGTGTAGAGCGTCACCGTGAAGCATTCCGTCACCTCGTGAAAAATTACGTTGATCTTGTGTTCGCGAATGAAGAAGAGCTTTTGGCCCTTTACGAGACTGATGATTTTGATGCGGCAGTTGATATGCTTAAGACAGAGACGCAATTTGCTGCAATCACACGCTCCGAAAAAGGGTCTGTTGTCATAGATTCAAATACGCGTTTGAATGTGCCGACAAAACCATTGGATAAAGTGGTCGATGCGACAGGCGCAGGGGATGCTTATGCTGGTGGGTTTTTCTTTGGCCTGAGCCAAGGTTTGAACTTGGAAACTTGCGCGCGTTTGGGACATTTGTCTGCGAGTGAAGTTATTTCTCATTACGGTCCACGCCCGGAAACGAATTTGAGAGAACTTGCTATCGCGGAAGGTCTGATTTCGGCATAA
- the rdgB gene encoding RdgB/HAM1 family non-canonical purine NTP pyrophosphatase encodes MTDSNQSRKLQPGRLVAATHNQGKVRELKDLLEPLGFEPVSAGELDLPEPEETGLTFEANAELKALAAAIASGSPALADDSGLAVDALNGAPGIYSARWAGESKDFKLAMEKVNQALEDEKAAERSARFVCALCVAWPDGETVTFRGEVKGELVWPPRGENGFGYDAMFVAEGETITFGEMEPARKHGMSHRANAFKLLTEAML; translated from the coding sequence ATGACTGATTCGAATCAATCTAGGAAACTTCAGCCTGGTCGCCTAGTTGCAGCGACACACAATCAGGGAAAAGTACGTGAACTAAAAGACCTTTTGGAGCCTTTGGGGTTTGAGCCGGTTTCGGCCGGTGAACTGGATTTACCTGAACCTGAAGAGACCGGACTAACCTTTGAAGCGAATGCAGAATTGAAAGCGCTTGCGGCGGCTATAGCGTCTGGGTCTCCTGCGCTCGCAGATGATTCTGGTTTGGCTGTTGATGCGCTTAATGGTGCGCCGGGAATATATTCAGCGCGGTGGGCAGGGGAGTCTAAAGATTTCAAGCTGGCGATGGAAAAAGTAAACCAAGCGCTGGAAGATGAGAAAGCAGCAGAGCGAAGTGCACGTTTTGTTTGTGCGCTTTGTGTGGCTTGGCCTGATGGTGAGACCGTGACCTTTAGAGGTGAAGTTAAAGGCGAATTGGTTTGGCCCCCGCGCGGCGAGAATGGGTTTGGCTATGATGCAATGTTTGTGGCAGAGGGCGAAACAATCACTTTTGGAGAAATGGAACCTGCGCGTAAACATGGTATGAGTCATCGTGCCAATGCATTCAAATTGCTAACAGAAGCTATGCTTTAG
- a CDS encoding BON domain-containing protein codes for MKSRVAALVLLSIGLGGCAVVQEKTFGESLDEASASSQIKALLLKESAGRFGQVDVEVTSRLVLLTGRVETEEDKVTADQIAWSVRTIDEVANEIEVMPKTKILENLNDEWITTKLRSRLVGDAEIKSVNYNIETFNGVVYLLGFARNQTELKRAAEHASLIKGVDRVVSYVKMRDRSLPPGYTAQSGPPAGYGNQPAPIQTAPSVSQYPTQQPQYSNDGQVGYIDPNPPQSAYGVDDSGLYGGANQSVPTQQPYYDPAQPAAQYDADGYLIVPESPNDASSGYADPYGDPFGDNGSSK; via the coding sequence ATGAAATCCCGCGTCGCTGCCCTCGTACTTCTTTCTATCGGTTTAGGCGGTTGTGCGGTTGTACAAGAAAAGACTTTTGGTGAAAGTCTTGATGAAGCTTCTGCATCGAGCCAAATAAAAGCGCTGCTGCTGAAGGAGTCAGCTGGCCGATTTGGACAAGTCGACGTTGAAGTCACGTCTAGACTTGTTTTGCTAACAGGCCGTGTTGAAACAGAAGAAGACAAAGTGACTGCCGATCAGATCGCTTGGAGTGTTCGCACAATTGATGAGGTTGCGAATGAAATTGAGGTGATGCCCAAGACGAAAATTCTTGAAAATCTCAATGATGAGTGGATCACAACAAAACTTCGCTCTCGCTTGGTGGGAGACGCTGAGATTAAAAGTGTGAATTACAACATTGAGACATTTAATGGCGTTGTTTATTTGCTAGGCTTTGCACGCAATCAAACTGAATTAAAACGTGCTGCTGAACATGCTAGCCTAATAAAAGGCGTTGATCGTGTCGTGTCATATGTGAAAATGCGTGATCGCTCACTACCGCCTGGATATACAGCTCAATCGGGTCCACCAGCGGGGTATGGTAATCAGCCAGCACCTATTCAAACGGCACCATCAGTGTCGCAATATCCAACGCAACAACCGCAATATTCAAATGATGGTCAAGTTGGATATATAGACCCTAATCCTCCACAATCTGCTTATGGGGTTGATGATTCAGGACTTTATGGCGGTGCCAACCAGTCTGTGCCAACACAGCAACCTTATTATGATCCTGCGCAACCAGCTGCTCAGTATGATGCAGATGGATATTTGATTGTTCCAGAGAGCCCAAATGATGCGTCTTCAGGATATGCAGATCCATATGGAGACCCATTTGGCGACAACGGCTCTTCCAAATAG
- the grpE gene encoding nucleotide exchange factor GrpE — MSEDTQAPENKVENEAEEALNTGEEAQTTEAANDAAPAEDEPEARIAELEAETNALKDQLVRTMADMENLRKRTEKQVADSRIYAVEKFAGDLLSVSDNMTRALGAVSDEAKAALSEQGQSLLAGIEMTQKELHAAFARNGVVAIDAAPGASFDPNLHQAISQIPSDQPNGTVAETFQSGWKIGDRTLRAAMVAVSSGN, encoded by the coding sequence ATGAGCGAAGACACGCAAGCGCCAGAAAATAAAGTCGAAAACGAAGCTGAAGAAGCTTTAAACACTGGTGAAGAAGCGCAAACGACAGAAGCTGCAAATGATGCTGCACCTGCTGAAGACGAACCAGAAGCACGGATTGCTGAATTAGAAGCTGAAACAAACGCCTTAAAAGATCAGCTTGTACGCACTATGGCTGACATGGAAAACCTGCGCAAACGCACAGAAAAGCAAGTCGCTGATTCCCGCATCTATGCGGTAGAAAAATTCGCCGGCGACCTGCTTTCCGTCTCTGACAATATGACACGTGCTCTTGGTGCTGTTTCAGATGAAGCAAAAGCAGCATTGTCTGAGCAAGGTCAAAGTTTATTGGCTGGAATTGAGATGACTCAAAAAGAGTTGCACGCAGCTTTCGCACGTAATGGTGTTGTAGCAATTGATGCTGCCCCTGGCGCTAGCTTTGATCCAAACCTTCACCAAGCCATTTCGCAAATCCCATCCGATCAACCAAATGGCACTGTTGCTGAAACTTTCCAATCTGGTTGGAAAATCGGTGACCGTACATTGCGAGCAGCTATGGTTGCCGTGAGTTCTGGAAACTAA
- a CDS encoding helix-turn-helix domain-containing protein, which produces MTIRVKLDQVLLDRRMSLTELGDRVGITLANLSILKTGKAKAIRFSTLEALCRELGCQPGDILIWEDEEDELSGSDDEGQRTAAE; this is translated from the coding sequence ATGACGATTCGCGTAAAACTTGATCAAGTCCTCTTAGATCGCCGGATGTCTCTCACAGAGCTTGGCGACCGTGTAGGTATCACCCTCGCCAATTTGTCAATTCTGAAAACAGGTAAAGCAAAAGCTATCCGCTTTTCTACTCTCGAAGCACTTTGTCGAGAGCTTGGCTGCCAACCCGGCGATATACTCATATGGGAAGATGAGGAAGACGAACTAAGTGGTTCCGATGACGAAGGCCAGCGAACTGCAGCTGAATAA
- a CDS encoding winged helix-turn-helix transcriptional regulator, with product MKWDQLSDDWCPIARATSIVGDRWTLLIVRDCFLGVSKFDDFQKNLGITRHVLAQRLKRLVAVGVLEKKAYQSRPERFDYMLTERGKELGHVLEALRLWGREHLSIRRQAGIGETIDE from the coding sequence ATGAAATGGGATCAATTATCAGATGACTGGTGCCCCATAGCTAGGGCAACATCGATCGTAGGGGATCGCTGGACCCTTTTGATCGTTCGCGATTGTTTTCTGGGCGTTAGCAAATTTGACGATTTTCAGAAAAATCTTGGTATTACCCGCCATGTATTGGCGCAACGGCTAAAACGGTTGGTGGCTGTAGGTGTGCTGGAAAAGAAAGCTTATCAGAGCCGTCCTGAACGATTTGACTATATGCTGACAGAGCGTGGCAAAGAATTAGGTCATGTGCTTGAAGCCTTGCGACTCTGGGGCAGGGAACACCTCTCTATACGTCGGCAAGCCGGTATTGGTGAAACAATCGACGAATAG